The following DNA comes from Curtobacterium sp. 9128.
TGGACCTGGTGCACCAGGAAAGCGGGGCGAAGTGACGGACGCACCACGAGCCTCCCGGCCGGCCAGGCGACCGCGTCGGGAACGCGGCGCGCAGGAGAGCCTCACCTCGATCGCGCTGATCCTCGAGGCGATCATGTTCTTCTTCCCGATGCTCGTCGTCTTCGGCAAGCACACCCTGCCCGCCGGATGGGCCTTCGGTGGCGGCATCGGCGCGATGATCGTCCTGGCGCTCGCGTCGCGGATGATGGGCACCCGTGCCGGTGTATGGTTCGGGTGGCTGCTCCAGGCGGCCATCCTCGCCACCGGCTTCATCGAACCGTTCATGTTCGTCGTGGGCCTGGTGTTCCTGGTCCTGTGGG
Coding sequences within:
- a CDS encoding DUF4233 domain-containing protein; the encoded protein is MTDAPRASRPARRPRRERGAQESLTSIALILEAIMFFFPMLVVFGKHTLPAGWAFGGGIGAMIVLALASRMMGTRAGVWFGWLLQAAILATGFIEPFMFVVGLVFLVLWVFCFVKGGQLDRMNAARRAAAED